GCCTCAAAGTTGGTAAATTCTGGTTTCCAGCCTAGTTCATTACGCAACTTGCTAGCGTCAATAGCATAGCGCAGGTCGTGACCCGCACGGTCTGTTACATGGTCGTAAGCGTCAGCTGGTTGTCCCATTTCTTTGAGAATGAGCTCTAGCACTTCTTTGTTATTCTTCTCACCATCTGCACCAATTAGGTAGGTTTCACCGATTTTCCCTTTTGTGAGAATGGTCCAAACCCCTGATGAATGGTCATTGGTATGAATCCAGTCACGAACATTCTTTCCTTCACCATAAAGTTTTGGACGAATGCCTGAAAGGATATTGGTAATTTGGCGCGGAATAAATTTTTCGATGTGTTGATATGGTCCATAGTTATTTGAACAATTAGAAATAGTTGCCTTGACACCGAAAGAGCGTACCCAAGCTTTGACAATCAAGTCAGAAGCTGCCTTGGTTGACGAATAAGGTGAACTTGGATTGTATTTGGTTTCTGGGGTGAATTTTTCGCCTGGTCCTTCACCATGCCCCGGAAGATCTTCACGAAGAGGAAGGTCTCCGTAAACTTCGTCAGTCGACACATGGTGGAAACGAATGTCGTATTTACGAGCTGCTTCAAGAAGCGTATAAGTTCCAACAAAGTTCGTATCGATAAATGGACGAGGATTATTTAGCGAATTGTCATTATGGCTTTCTGCCGCATAGTGAACAATTGCATCCGCATTCTTAGCTACTTGATCAACAATTGCTGCATCTGCAATATCTCCAACAACCAACTCCACGCGGTCGCCTAGAATTTCTTCAATGTTGGCACGGTTACCAGCATAAGTCAGTTTATCCAGAACAGTAATATGCACATCTGGAAAGTTATTGTACACATAGTGAACAAAGTTAGAACCGATAAAGCCAGCACCACCTGTCACCACAATATTTTTATATTCAGTCATGAAAAGATTCTCTCCTATTTTCTAAGGGTATTATAACATATCTTTGGTCAAAGGTTTAACATCCTTAAGCATTGGATGATTCTTATCTGCTTCAGATACTTCTGCTTGGTCAAGATTTTCCCATTCAATCTCAAGAGCGGGGTCAGCATAGTTGACAAAGGCATACTTAGGTTTCAATTCTAATGCCCAGTAATCATTGACCAAATAGCTATAAGAAACTGTATCTGACAATACTTGAAAGCCATTTGCTACACCGCGAGGAACGAAAATC
This Streptococcus anginosus DNA region includes the following protein-coding sequences:
- the rfbB gene encoding dTDP-glucose 4,6-dehydratase translates to MTEYKNIVVTGGAGFIGSNFVHYVYNNFPDVHITVLDKLTYAGNRANIEEILGDRVELVVGDIADAAIVDQVAKNADAIVHYAAESHNDNSLNNPRPFIDTNFVGTYTLLEAARKYDIRFHHVSTDEVYGDLPLREDLPGHGEGPGEKFTPETKYNPSSPYSSTKAASDLIVKAWVRSFGVKATISNCSNNYGPYQHIEKFIPRQITNILSGIRPKLYGEGKNVRDWIHTNDHSSGVWTILTKGKIGETYLIGADGEKNNKEVLELILKEMGQPADAYDHVTDRAGHDLRYAIDASKLRNELGWKPEFTNFEAGLKETIKWYTDHQDWWKAEKEAVEANYAKTQKVLK